The DNA sequence GTCTTGCCCGGAAGCCTCCGTATACAGGGCCGCTTTCTTTTTCGCTGAAGCCGGCGAAACGGACAGTTCCTTCCCGCTGGTAAAGATTCCAGAAATCAATGGTGTCGCCGCGGAAGGCCGTATGCGTCCAGGGGTTCCATATGCCATAATGGTGATAGTGGTCGCGCGGCTGGATCGTGGTAAGCACCTTGCCTTCAGGGCTCCATAGCGGATGAATGAAGCCGCTGCGTTTATAGGCTGTATCCACGCCCTGGGGCGGATACAGGGTTTCATATTGATAGTTGAGAACAGGGCGTCCGCCGGTGCGGATCACGAGTCCCCCGTTTTCAAGTTCTGTGGTAATGCCGCCCATGCCGGTTGCGGAAGCTTTGCCCGAAGCAAGTTCAAATACCCGTTCCTTACCTGCCGGCGTCCGGCCCTTCAGTATCCACCAGATGAGCCTTCCCCGGGGGCTGTGTTCCACCTGGAAAGCAACCGGGACCTTGCCCGAACTTGTTACCTCGAAAAGCTGCAAGGTGGAGTCATTCCGGAAGGTGATCTTGTCCAGGCTGGCGGAAACAGGCACATCGTTTCTTTCCCGCGGCGCCGGCTCCACGGTGAGGCGGGCGATCTCCTGCGCCGAAAGAGCTGCGCGGCAGCAAAGCAGGAAAGTAAAAAGGGCAATAAAGCTTATTCTCTTCATCGGTTTGGGATTTATAAGGAGATAAAAGTAAAGAATTACTGTTAAACGCGGTATATTAAGCCGTACTCCTGCCGGGCTGTGTACCAATTATAAGGGTTTACACGGGTTTCAAACGGTTTCCTTTATTCGCAGCACCCGGCGCGCCGCAATTTGAGGAATAATTGCTACTTTTGACAGAATGGGTGCCGAGAGTAAAAGACAACAGAAGTTCGCCCGCCTGGTGCAGAAAGACCTGGGGGATATTTTTCAGCGGGAAATGCAGCACATTCTTCCTAATGTGATGGTAACCGTTACCATGGTGCGGGCAACGCCCGATCTGTCTGGCGTGAAAGTCTACCTAAGTTTTTATAACGCTCCCGACGTAAAGGAGGCCATTAACACAGTAAAACTCCATGCGGCGGATTTCCGTTATAAACTGGGCAAGCGGATCCGCAACCAGGCAAGGATCGTTCCCGAGCTTGAATTTTTTGTGGACGATACCAATGAATATGTGGAAAAGATGGACAAGCTGTTCAACCAGATAAGGGACAAGGAAGAATAACAGCCTGCCGCTGAAATAATTTTAGTAATTTTGAAGCCGTTTTCGAAATAAAGTACAAATGGAAAAGATCAGCAGTAATAACCGGACAGGTGTGATCGTGTTGTCCGGGATCATTCTCACCGCGGCGTTGAGCCGGATTATACCTCACGGATGGAATTTTACGCCTGTGGGCGCCATGGCCTTGTTTGGCTCGGCTTACTATGCCAGCCGGTGGATGGCTTTCCTGGTTCCGCTGGCTTCCCTGTGGATCAGCGATGTAGTCCTTAACAATACCATCCACGCCGCTTATACGGAAGGCTTTTCTCTTTTTCATTCTTCCATGATAGGCGTTTACCTGGCTTTTATCGCTGTTACGCTGACCGGCATACTCCTTCTTCGTAAGGTACGCGTTACCTCGGTACTGCTTGCCGCTGTTGCCGGCGCTGTCGTTTTCTGGCTGATCGTTGATTTCGCCTCCTGGATGTGGGATCCGCTCTACCGTACCCTGTATCCCGGAAGCCTTAGCGGTTTGCTGGCCTGTTACGCGGCCGGATTCCCCTTCTTTTTGAAGATGCTCCTGGGCAACCTGGTTTATTCGGCGCTTTTATTCGGTGTATTTGAATTGCTGCGGCGGCGGGTGCCTGTTCTGGCCCCGGCCACCAGGTGAACCCGTCATGCCAACCATGATCCTGGGAGGCCTGAAATGACGCTCGTGATCATCGGATGGGTAGGCGCGGCCATGTACATCCTGGCCTACCTGCTGCTTACCCTGGGTAAACTGAGATCAGACAGTATTTTATACCATTTCCTGAACGTACTCGGAGCCGTTGGGCTTATTGCCAATGCTTTTCATTTTAATGATTACCCCAATGTGGTGACCAACCTTCTTTGGCTGGGAATAGGTTGTTTCGCCATTTTCGCAATAATTGCCGGCTCCCGGAAGAGGAAGGCCGGTAACCGCAGGAACGGCGGGCAACTTCCCGGCGGCGCGCCACCTCACTAACACAAATTTAATACAGAGATCGCCCTTTGTTTGTATTGCTCCAGCCTAAGGCGGTATTGATCTTTATCATCCTCCAGGCTCAGGTAATAGTAAGCCCCGTCCACCAGCGCAAATATGATCCTTGAGGCGAAGACAGGGTCCTCTGTCTGCAGGATGTTCTCCTTCCGGCATTTTTCAATAAAGGCAGCGAGTGTATGATGAAGGGAATCCAAAACCGATTTATAACGCATGCGGATCTTCTTATTCCTGAATATCAGGGCATAACAGCTGTAAGAAACCTTGTCGTCAAACAAAACGTTCCATTTTTTTGAGAACAGGGCATTGATCATTTCCATCAATGCTTCTTTCGACGCGGGCTTTTCCAGGGCATTCCTGTCGAATATTTTCAGCCACCTGTCAAGGAGAAAGTCGATAAGGGAACTGACGAGATCCTCCTTGGTCCGGAAATAGTGCATGATCAGGCTGGGATTAATATCCATCACTTTTGCAATTTTTGCAATAGACACGTTTTCCAGGCCTTCTTTCTTAGCTACCCGGTAAAATACCTTGACGATTTCCGAACGCCGGGCTTCTTTCAAACTTTTTCTTCCCATTGGGTACTAATATGCTAAAAAAATCCTGTTTTCCAAGCAGGACTTAGCCGAAATATTAATTGAACATTCATTCAATAAAAACTTTACAATCTACTAATAATTATTTAGGTTTGTGTTGACGGTCAACTAACAGCGGAAGCTTTTATTTGCTGCATGTTGTACCACGCGATTTTTAACCTGACCCTAAATCAACTGAAAATGAAAAGAATGCTATGGCTGTTCCTCCTGGTAGCGTGGATGCCTTGCCTGGCTCAGCAGGTGCAGATTACGGGCGTTGTGACCGACGCCGCCGACGGCACGCCGCTTCCCGGTGTGGGTGTTGTTGTTAAAGGCGGGCAAAACGGAACGGCAACCGATGCCGAAGGCCGGTATTCCCTGAGCGGGGTGCCTTCAGACGCTGTCCTTGTTTTTTCCTTCGTGGGGTATAAAACCCTGGAAGAGTCCCTGAACGGCAGGAGTTCACTGGATGCCGCGCTGCAGCAGGATATGCAGGCGCTGGAAGAGGTGGTCGTTGTAGGATACGGTACGCAGAAAAAGATCAACGTAACAGGGGCGGTGGACCAGATCTCCGGCGAAGAATTGGTAAAAAGACCGC is a window from the Anseongella ginsenosidimutans genome containing:
- the rbfA gene encoding 30S ribosome-binding factor RbfA is translated as MGAESKRQQKFARLVQKDLGDIFQREMQHILPNVMVTVTMVRATPDLSGVKVYLSFYNAPDVKEAINTVKLHAADFRYKLGKRIRNQARIVPELEFFVDDTNEYVEKMDKLFNQIRDKEE
- a CDS encoding DUF6580 family putative transport protein, giving the protein MEKISSNNRTGVIVLSGIILTAALSRIIPHGWNFTPVGAMALFGSAYYASRWMAFLVPLASLWISDVVLNNTIHAAYTEGFSLFHSSMIGVYLAFIAVTLTGILLLRKVRVTSVLLAAVAGAVVFWLIVDFASWMWDPLYRTLYPGSLSGLLACYAAGFPFFLKMLLGNLVYSALLFGVFELLRRRVPVLAPATR
- a CDS encoding TetR family transcriptional regulator, which produces MGRKSLKEARRSEIVKVFYRVAKKEGLENVSIAKIAKVMDINPSLIMHYFRTKEDLVSSLIDFLLDRWLKIFDRNALEKPASKEALMEMINALFSKKWNVLFDDKVSYSCYALIFRNKKIRMRYKSVLDSLHHTLAAFIEKCRKENILQTEDPVFASRIIFALVDGAYYYLSLEDDKDQYRLRLEQYKQRAISVLNLC
- a CDS encoding PmoA family protein; translated protein: MKRISFIALFTFLLCCRAALSAQEIARLTVEPAPRERNDVPVSASLDKITFRNDSTLQLFEVTSSGKVPVAFQVEHSPRGRLIWWILKGRTPAGKERVFELASGKASATGMGGITTELENGGLVIRTGGRPVLNYQYETLYPPQGVDTAYKRSGFIHPLWSPEGKVLTTIQPRDHYHHYGIWNPWTHTAFRGDTIDFWNLYQREGTVRFAGFSEKESGPVYGGFRARQEHVAHPYGDKTVALNEVWDVRVFNLGDGMWLWDFTTELNCATSDPVTLLEYRYAGFGFRATEQWTNKNSSVLTSEGKTRKDADGSTAKWCIMKGEVDGSDAGILFMGYPSNYNFPEPLRIWPENANGGRGDMFFNFAPTKNMDWELEPGKTYVLRYRMLVFDGDLTAEQAEQTWQAFAHAPEVTVELPTGKKK
- a CDS encoding CBU_0592 family membrane protein, producing the protein MTLVIIGWVGAAMYILAYLLLTLGKLRSDSILYHFLNVLGAVGLIANAFHFNDYPNVVTNLLWLGIGCFAIFAIIAGSRKRKAGNRRNGGQLPGGAPPH